A genomic window from Salvia hispanica cultivar TCC Black 2014 chromosome 5, UniMelb_Shisp_WGS_1.0, whole genome shotgun sequence includes:
- the LOC125188140 gene encoding uncharacterized protein Os04g0629400-like: MCCYIGKATKIFIFLLTLLLAAALVFGFAFLARRQSSDDAPPVSNPPSIYPTNFTTPSLPDNHATPHSSSPPPPPSSSHVASTTQVAPPPPRLRSAAPPPALCPGNES; this comes from the coding sequence atgtgttgttACATCGGAAAAGCAACAAAGATCTTCATTTTCCTACTCACACTTCTCCTCGCCGCCGCCCTTGTTTTCGGCTTCGCTTTCCTCGCACGCCGCCAGAGCTCCGACGACGCGCCGCCGGTTTCCAATCCCCCCTCCATTTACCCTACAAATTTCACTACGCCGTCGCTGCCGGATAATCATGCCACTCCTCATTCATcatcaccaccaccgccgcccTCGTCTTCTCACGTAGCTTCGACCACGCAGGtagcgccgccgccgcctagGCTTAGGTCGGCGGCTCCTCCGCCGGCGTTATGTCCGGGAAATGAATCGTAG
- the LOC125187424 gene encoding beta-amylase encodes MATSVVASKIFRLPKKMASNQLPEFPSDQKSFELKNVVGNIKSSYTPQAVTANAPTSEKISQSISNSPLANYVPLFVMLPLGVITRENEFPDQATMERRLTELRKAGVDGVMVDVWWGVIEAKGPKQYNWNSYKRLFQVVQKCGLRIQAIMSFHQCGGNIGDAVYIPLPEWVLAIGEGDKDIFYTNRFGNRNPEYLSLGVDNLPIFRGRTAIEMYRDFMQSFRDEMVDLLESETIMDIEVGLGPAGEMRYPSYPQDQGWKFPGIGEFQCYDKYMKREFKDIAAKAGHPEWDLPDDTGTYNDTPEKTGFFSANGTYLSEKGKFFLTWYSNKLIEHGDQILDEANKVFQGCSVRLSIKVSGIHWWYTDNSHACELTSGYYNVKGRDGYRPVARMISSHYATLNFTCLEMINSEQPADAKSAPEQLVQQVLSGGWVENVDIAGENALSRYDRKGYNQILLNVRPNGVNKYGPPKYKMVGVTYLRLSDELFESKNFKIFKQFVKKMHADMDYMREMTDVPILRRSKSKIPIEKLLEATEPIKPISWNNVTDMSVGGPFADFLDNILDKFFILK; translated from the exons ATGGCAACGAGTGTTGttgcttcgaaaatatttaGATTGCCTAAGAAAATGGCGTCCAACCAGCTGCCGGAATTTCCTTCCGATCAGAAGAGTTTCGAGCTGAAAAATGTGGTCGGAAATATCAAATCTAGCTACACGCCGCAGGCAGTCACGGCCAACGCTCCGACGTCTGAG AAAATATCTCAAAGCATCAGCAACAGTCCTCTAGCAAACTACGTTCCACTCTTCGTGATGCTTCCA TTGGGAGTGATTACtagagaaaatgaatttcCCGATCAAGCAACGATGGAACGGCGGCTAACGGAATTACGAAAAGCCGGCGTCGACGGCGTTATGGTTGACGTCTGGTGGGGTGTAATTGAGGCCAAAGGGCCTAAACAGTACAATTGGAATTCTTACAAGAGATTGTTCCAAGTTGTACAAAAATGCGGCCTTCGAATTCAGGCAATCATGTCGTTCCATCAGTGCGGCGGCAACATTGGAGACGCGGTCTACATTCCGTTACCGGAATGGGTTCTCGCCATCGGAGAGGGAGATAAAGATATATTCTACACTAACCGGTTTGGTAACCGGAACCCTGAGTACCTCTCTCTTGGTGTTGATAACTTGCCTATCTTTCGGGGCCGAACGGCTATCGAG ATGTACAGGGACTTCATGCAGAGTTTTAGAGATGAGATGGTGGATTTGTTGGAGTCTGAGACGATCATGGACATTGAGGTCGGATTAGGTCCGGCCGGGGAAATGAGATACCCGTCATATCCCCAAGACCAAGGATGGAAGTTCCCTGGGATTGGGGAATTTCAG TGCTACGATAAGTACATGAAACGAGAATTCAAGGACATTGCGGCCAAAGCAGGGCACCCTGAATGGGATCTCCCGGATGATACGGGCACATACAACGACACGCCCGAGAAAACGGGTTTCTTTAGTGCGAACGGGACTTATCTGTCGGAAAAAGGGAAGTTTTTCTTAACGTGGTATTCGAACAAGTTGATCGAACACGGTGATCAAATCCTTGATGAAGCCAATAAGGTATTCCAAGGGTGCAGTGTCAGACTTTCTATAAAG GTCTCTGGAATCCACTGGTGGTACACTGACAATAGTCATGCATGCGAGTTGACATCGGGATACTACAATGTCAAAGGTAGGGACGGTTATCGTCCCGTTGCTAGGATGATATCCAGTCACTATGCTACATTGAACTTCACATGCCTCGAGATGATAAACTCGGAACAGCCAGCGGATGCTAAATCCGCCCCCGAACAACTTGTGCAACAG GTATTGAGCGGCGGATGGGTCGAAAACGTAGACATAGCCGGAGAGAATGCTCTTTCGAGATACGATCGGAAAGGCTACAACCAAATCCTACTAAATGTTAGGCCAAATGGTGTCAATAAATATGGTCCACCTAAATATAAGATGGTTGGAGTAACATACCTTCGATTATCGGATGAACTTTTTGagtcaaaaaatttcaaaatattcaaacaatTTGTCAAGAAAATGCACGCGGATATG GACTACATGCGGGAAATGACGGATGTGCCCATATTGCGGAGATCAAAATCGAAGATTCCGATTGAGAAACTTCTAGAAGCTACGGAACCAATCAAGCCCATTTCATGGAACAATGTAACTGACATGAGCGTCGGAGGCCCTTTTGCTGATTTTTTGGACAATATACTTgacaaattttttatactaaaatga
- the LOC125188141 gene encoding pentatricopeptide repeat-containing protein At3g12770-like, translating into MSFTINSHHRSFKSLHLPLKIFIFNCAFSRHFTSCSNCSLNSIDAESFFTSLLQKSTRKTHLLQIQNQLIVHGLQRNGFVITKFINRSFELKEIDHARQVFDEFPERHVFLWNAVIRGYSMHKMFDKVLEMYSAMQNAFVNPDAFTFPYVLKACGDLPESRFGRAVHPQILRHGYDDDAFLRNGLLSFYVKCGESASARAVFDRMKVKDVVSWTLIVSGYVQNGEAVEALRVFRNMRESGVNLDWIASVSALKACSDVGDLNQGRCLHGLVIRMGYEVEPDLRVALVSLYAKCGEAMAARSLFYEATAVDVMLWNSIISGFAKSGYAFFFKIIKFSLLIAVTCTWHGLFYQ; encoded by the coding sequence ATGTCATTCACCATCAATTCACACCACCGATCCTTCAAATCTCTCCATCTTCCGCTCAAaatcttcatcttcaattGCGCATTTTCCCGCCACTTCACTAGCTGCAGCAATTGCAGCTTAAATTCAATCGATGCCGAATCTTTCTTCACATCCCTTCTCCAAAAATCAACTCGCAAGACTCATCTTTTGCAAATCCAAAACCAGTTAATCGTCCACGGCCTGCAGAGAAACGGTTTCGTAATCACTAAATTCATCAACAGAAGCTTCGAGCTCAAAGAAATCGACCATGCCCGCCAAGTGTTCGACGAATTTCCTGAGCGGCATGTGTTCCTCTGGAACGCAGTTATCAGAGGGTATTCGATGCACAAAATGTTTGACAAAGTTCTTGAAATGTATTCCGCAATGCAGAATGCTTTTGTGAATCCGGATGCGTTCACATTCCCTTATGTGCTCAAAGCTTGTGGAGATTTGCCCGAATCACGATTCGGCCGAGCAGTTCACCCGCAGATTCTCAGGCACGGATACGACGACGATGCCTTCTTGCGTAACGGGCTTCTCTCGTTCTACGTCAAGTGTGGCGAGAGTGCGAGCGCCCGTGCGGTTTTTGATCGGATGAAGGTTAAGGATGTGGTTTCGTGGACTCTGATCGTCTCGGGATATGTCCAGAATGGGGAGGCTGTGGAGGCTTTGAGGGTCTTCCGGAACATGAGGGAATCGGGTGTGAATCTGGATTGGATCGCCTCGGTTAGTGCTTTGAAGGCGTGCTCGGATGTTGGGGATTTGAATCAAGGGAGGTGTCTCCATGGTTTGGTGATCAGAATGGGGTACGAGGTCGAGCCTGACCTGCGTGTCGCCCTCGTTTCCTTGTACGCGAAATGTGGTGAGGCGATGGCTGCAAGATCGCTCTTTTATGAAGCTACGGCTGTAGATGTGATGCTTTGGAACTCCATCATCTCTGGTTTTGCTAAAAGTGgctatgcttttttttttaaaatcataaaattttccCTCTTAATTGCGGTCACGTGCACATGGCATGGTCTCTTTTACCAATGA
- the LOC125188138 gene encoding uncharacterized protein LOC125188138, protein MQMAKLLSKSEASRRLLTLMIISFVICTTYLLASFLILPRTKVIHFSGSLQGWSSPTTLQHVVFGIASSEKSWLSRKEYVRIWWRPEEMRGCVFLERMPPNGTLDQADSGSLPPICVSEDTSRFRYTYRNGGLPSAIRVARVVSETVALNHTNVRWFVFGDDDTLFFPENLVKTLSKYDDGLWYYIGTNSESFAQNKFFSYEMAFGGAGFAISYPLAKVLASVLDSCLARYPHLFGSDGRIQACLAELGISLTHEPGFHQMDIRGSMLGFLTSHPLRPIVSLHHWDAMDSIFPKMERKDAMQHLFQAVNIDSQRVMQQTVCYDQSSGFGNSKLTKVACCDVMHACS, encoded by the exons ATGCAGATGGCTAAACTGCTGTCGAAATCTGAAGCATCACGCCGCCTCCTAACCTTGATGATAATTTCGTTCGTTATATGCACAACGTATCTTCTTGCATCATTCTTGATCCTCCCAAGGACGAAGGTAATACATTTTTCCGGTTCGTTACAAGGCTGGTCATCACCAACCACCCTTCAGCACGTCGTCTTTGGCATAGCCTCGAGCGAGAAGTCCTGGCTGAGCAGGAAGGAGTATGTTAGAATCTGGTGGAGGCCCGAGGAGATGAGGGGTTGTGTTTTCCTGGAACGCATGCCACCAAACGGAACTCTTGACCAGGCTGATTCCGGTTCTCTTCCTCCTATATGTGTATCGGAGGACACATCAAGGTTCCGTTACACATACAGGAACGGCGGCCTTCCATCAGCCATACGCGTGGCACGTGTGGTGTCGGAGACTGTTGCCCTCAACCACACAAATGTGAGGTGGTTTGTGTTTGGGGACGATGACACGCTCTTCTTCCCTGAGAATCTTGTCAAAACCCTTTCCAAGTATGATGATGGCCTGTGGTATTACATTGGAACAAACTCGGAGAGTTTTGCTCAGAACAAATTCTTCTCCTATGAAATGGCCTTTGGAGGAGCTGGTTTTGCTATCAGCTATCCTCTGGCCAAGGTTTTGGCTTCTGTGCTCGACTCGTGTTTGGCTCGATACCCTCACCTCTTCGGAAGTGACGGCAGGATTCAGGCCTGCCTTGCTGAGCTTGGCATCAGTCTCACTCATGAGCCAGGATTCCATCAG ATGGATATTCGTGGGAGTATGCTCGGATTCTTGACCTCTCACCCGCTCAGGCCTATTGTTTCTCTCCATCACTGGGACGCCATGGATTCGATTTTCCCGAAAATGGAACGAAAAGATGCTATGCAACACTTGTTTCAAGCCGTGAACATCGATTCCCAGAGGGTCATGCAGCAGACAGTGTGCTACGATC AATCTAGTGGTTTTGGGAATTCAAAGTTGACCAAAGTGGCATGTTGCGATGTAATGCATGCTTGCTCCtag
- the LOC125188139 gene encoding uclacyanin 1-like produces the protein MKMMKTILSLVVMAAALMGTAAAVNYTVGSPDGGWDQSTNLQTWPTSLTFVEGDNLIFRYTTNHDVTEVSRSDYESCRATNPLQPRLTGGAAVVPLTSAGTRYFICGSAGHCISGMKLAITTTAAASPPPPSTTTAPPPSSKTTTPSPPPPPPPPTTPSPTPKHSKAVMPTPPQPAASAPSGSALPPPTPPPSAAAKVGLIGGFLSLKNRNF, from the exons atgaaaatgatgaagaCAATTTTGAGTTTGGTTGTGATGGCGGCGGCGTTGATGGGAACGGCGGCGGCCGTAAATTACACGGTCGGAAGTCCAGACGGTGGATGGGATCAATCCACCAATCTCCAAACATGGCCTACTTCCTTAACATTTGTCGAAGGAGATAATTTGA TTTTCAGATACACCACCAACCACGACGTGACTGAAGTTTCCCGCTCAGATTATGAATCCTGCAGAGCCACCAACCCTCTTCAGCCGCGTCTCACCGGCGGCGCCGCCGTTGTGCCCCTCACTTCCGCCGGCACCAGGTACTTCATCTGCGGCTCCGCCGGCCACTGCATCAGCGGCATGAAGCTCGccatcaccaccaccgccgccgcctccccGCCGCCGCCATCCACCACCACCGCGCCGCCGCCGTCATCCAAAACTACGACTccctcgccgccgccgccgccgccgccgcctacAACTCCATCTCCGACGCCAAAGCACTCCAAGGCGGTGATGCCTACTCCTCCTCAGCCGGCGGCGTCGGCACCGAGTGGCTCCGCGCTGCCGCCTCCGACACCTCCTCCGTCGGCGGCGGCGAAGGTGGGATTGATCGGCGGTTTTCTAtctttgaaaaatagaaatttttga